From the genome of Sphingobacterium kitahiroshimense, one region includes:
- the hisIE gene encoding bifunctional phosphoribosyl-AMP cyclohydrolase/phosphoribosyl-ATP diphosphatase HisIE, producing the protein MLDFSKSDGLVPVIVQDAQTLEVLMLGYMNEEAWQKTQAEKRVTFFSRSKNRLWTKGEESGNFLEVVGLHIDCDKDTVLIKARPAGPTCHTGSRSCFNTDFNQNFLLELERIIKHRYEFPSDESYVNRLRSKGINKIAQKVGEEAVETVIAALTETEHDFINETSDLLFHLLVLLREKGISLETIAKNLEGRHQ; encoded by the coding sequence ATGTTAGATTTTTCAAAAAGTGACGGACTTGTCCCTGTAATTGTACAAGACGCCCAAACATTGGAAGTGTTAATGCTCGGTTATATGAACGAAGAAGCATGGCAAAAAACACAAGCCGAGAAGCGTGTTACTTTTTTTTCAAGAAGTAAAAACCGCTTATGGACTAAGGGTGAAGAAAGTGGGAACTTTTTAGAGGTTGTTGGCTTACATATTGACTGCGATAAAGATACGGTATTAATTAAAGCGAGACCTGCAGGCCCTACTTGCCATACAGGTAGCCGCAGTTGTTTTAATACTGATTTTAATCAAAACTTCTTGCTGGAGCTAGAGCGAATCATCAAGCATCGCTATGAATTTCCTTCCGATGAATCATATGTTAATCGTTTGCGTTCAAAAGGAATCAATAAGATTGCTCAAAAAGTAGGTGAAGAAGCCGTAGAAACTGTTATCGCTGCATTGACAGAAACAGAGCATGATTTTATTAATGAAACTTCTGATCTATTGTTTCACCTTCTCGTATTATTACGCGAAAAAGGAATTTCATTAGAGACAATTGCTAAGAATCTCGAAGGTAGACATCAATAG
- the hisF gene encoding imidazole glycerol phosphate synthase subunit HisF, with product MLAKRIIPCLDVKDGRTVKGVNFVDLRDAGDPVELAWQYSEQGADELVFLDIAATHEGRKTTIDLVKAVARQVNIPFTIGGGINEMKDAEILLNAGADKISINSAAVRNPQLINDLAAAFGAQFVVVAIDTRFLEGQNFVHLSGGRIKTDIKTEDWVHEAQERGAGEILLTSMDHDGTKNGFDNGLLKKINDAITIPLIASGGAGNQQHFVDVFQQANVDAALAASVFHYGEILIPELKNTLRSNGIVVR from the coding sequence ATGTTAGCAAAACGTATAATTCCTTGTCTTGATGTTAAAGATGGCCGCACAGTAAAGGGAGTTAATTTTGTTGATTTACGTGATGCTGGTGACCCAGTTGAATTGGCATGGCAGTATTCTGAACAGGGGGCTGATGAATTGGTCTTTTTAGATATTGCAGCCACGCATGAAGGGCGTAAAACAACTATTGACCTGGTTAAGGCTGTTGCGCGTCAGGTCAATATTCCATTTACAATCGGAGGTGGAATTAACGAAATGAAAGATGCTGAGATTTTGTTGAATGCTGGAGCGGATAAGATTTCGATCAACTCTGCTGCTGTTCGTAATCCACAATTGATCAATGATCTTGCCGCAGCGTTTGGTGCACAATTTGTTGTTGTTGCGATTGATACGCGTTTTCTAGAAGGTCAAAACTTTGTCCACTTAAGTGGAGGCCGTATCAAGACTGATATCAAAACGGAGGATTGGGTACACGAAGCTCAGGAAAGGGGGGCAGGTGAGATTTTGCTGACATCTATGGACCATGATGGAACGAAGAATGGATTTGATAATGGATTATTGAAAAAAATCAATGATGCTATTACTATTCCGTTAATTGCATCCGGTGGTGCGGGTAATCAGCAACATTTTGTCGATGTATTTCAACAGGCAAATGTAGATGCCGCTTTGGCAGCATCAGTGTTTCACTACGGTGAAATCCTTATCCCAGAATTAAAGAATACTTTAAGGAGTAATGGTATTGTAGTACGTTAA
- a CDS encoding HisA/HisF-related TIM barrel protein: MYIIPAIDVLDKKVVRLREGNYDDVTTYEISLEEQIEKYHANGTELVHIIDLNGAKGDFSNQEYLFDIIQKTEMKIQYGGGVRSIEKVKELVDAGIYRVIVGTQAITNPSFLEELSTLNEGKVKYADHIVIAIDVLDEVIKYSGWLESSPIKLIAYIDKCLALGFYRFLCTDISKDGKLGGAGVELYKKLLDHSPIIKLIGSGGISSMEDISNLKSLGRMESVVVGKAIYENRISIEEIKDWNLKSLINF; the protein is encoded by the coding sequence ATGTATATTATACCCGCAATTGATGTATTAGATAAGAAAGTTGTTCGTCTAAGAGAAGGAAATTATGACGATGTTACTACTTATGAAATCAGTTTAGAAGAGCAGATTGAGAAGTATCATGCAAATGGTACAGAATTGGTACATATCATTGATTTAAATGGTGCAAAAGGTGATTTTAGTAATCAAGAATATTTATTTGATATCATTCAAAAAACAGAAATGAAAATTCAATACGGTGGCGGTGTTCGCAGTATTGAAAAAGTTAAAGAATTGGTTGATGCTGGTATTTACCGTGTTATTGTTGGTACTCAGGCAATCACTAATCCATCATTCTTGGAAGAATTAAGTACCTTGAATGAGGGTAAAGTTAAATATGCCGATCATATCGTTATTGCAATTGATGTATTGGACGAGGTGATTAAATATTCAGGTTGGTTGGAATCTTCTCCAATCAAGTTAATTGCATATATCGACAAATGTTTAGCTTTAGGTTTTTACCGTTTCTTATGTACTGATATCAGCAAAGATGGTAAATTAGGCGGTGCTGGTGTTGAATTATATAAAAAACTATTAGATCATTCTCCTATAATTAAATTAATCGGATCTGGTGGTATCAGTTCAATGGAAGACATCAGCAACTTAAAATCATTGGGAAGAATGGAGTCTGTTGTTGTTGGTAAAGCGATCTATGAGAATAGAATTTCAATTGAAGAGATTAAAGATTGGAATTTGAAATCGTTAATTAACTTCTAG